The bacterium DNA segment TGGCTTCGATCTCGATAAGCACCTCCGGCATCGCCAGGCTGTGCACGACGACGAAGGTGTTGGGTGGGAAGTAGCTCGTAAAGTAGCGCGTCCGCACCTCCGCGATCTTCTGACGGTACGCGACGCTCGTGGTATACGTGGTTGTCTTCACCAGATCATCCAGCCTCGCCCCCACTGAGGCGAGCACGGTCTTGATGTTCTCGTAGGTCTGAACGGCCTGCGCCTCTATGTTCCCCTTCCCCACCAGGTTCCCGTCAACATCCAGGCCGACCTGACCCGCCAGAAAGACGAGGTTCCCAATCTTCGCCGCGTGCGATCCCTTTCCATCGCCCGGAAGTCCTCCGGTGGCCTTGTGTACCCCACGAACCGTTACTTCCTCTCTGCGCATGACCCCTCCCCCCACGCCCGATGTGGATTGACACCCCACCCAACGAGAGCGTGCACGCCCCGGCCGTGGGGCGATCTAGCCCCGCCATCTACCGTGCGAGCAGCGCCTCCAGCTCACGCAATCTCGCGCGCGTCATGTCCCGCTCATTCGAAACGGCATCGAGGATCCCTTCGGCCAGGGTGCGCTGGCTGACCAGATTGGTCGCTTGGACTTGGTCGATCCAGGCGGTGGGGATCGCACCGGCGCCCTCGAAGGCGCCCGCGATGGAGCCGATGATGGAGGCGATCGTATCGGCATCCCGGCCAAAGTTCGTGGCGTACACCACGCTCTCGCGAAAATGCCCCTCGGCCAGAACCAGCAGGCCAAAGACCGCCGGCACTGTCTCCCGTGGTTCGGCGGTATCGTAGAATCCCTCGGGGGGCTTGGACCCGAGCAGCCCCTTTTGAGGCCATGGGAGGAGCATGGTGTCGTAGAACATCCTCCGAAACGCTTCATAGCCGCCGGCGGAGTGCGCCAGCCGAACGGCTCCTTCGATTCGGCCGGCGATTTCGTTGCCCGCCGGCAAAAACACGCAGGCGGCACGGATGATCGAGTCGATCGTGGCTTCACCCCGCACCGCTTCGGCGACGCCTGCGGCGACGGCGCACGCGGCATCGCGGGCATAGCCTTCATGGATCAGGCCCGCCACGCTGTAGGCGTCGAGAGCCGCTTGCCGCGGATCGCATGCGTTCACGAGTCCGACCGGCGCGATACTCATTGCCGTGCTATTGCTCCCCATGCACCCCCGGCCCGCCTCGCGCGGCCGCGTCTCTTGCATGAACACCTTGTGATACGCGTTGACCACAGGGGTGAAGAACCACCCCTCCATCTCGTCGAGCCATGTCTCGGCCCACTCGTCGGCTGTGATGCGGCCACGCGCCCGGATGATCGCCGAGCAGAGAAGGTTCCGCAGACGGGTGTCGTCCGTGACCTGTCCGGCCGGCACCCCCGGCTCGAAGCGGGCGGTCGTCGGATCCGGCCCTCGAGCGAGGAGCGTCTCGACGGTCCCGAAGACTTCATCGATATGGCGGTAGCTCATCATTTCGGTCACGCCGCCCATGGCGTCGCCGATTGCGCCGCCAAGCAGGCATCCATAGATGGCCTCGTACAACCGGCTCCCGCATTTGCCGCTCATCGACATCCGCTCCATGAGACCAGACCTCGAGCCCCCAACATCACCGCGTGGCATCAGAGCGGACACCGCCGGCGGGTGCCGCTCCCGGAGCCGTCATGCGCGGCCGAGTCCCGCGACGCGTTCCACGAATAGACGCGCCAGCCGGGGGCCATCCACATCCAGGGCCACCATCGCGTTTGGATCCTTCCCGAGTTGATGGCGAAAATCCGCGACGGTCTGCCCTCGGCAGATCCCTTGGGTCTCAATCACGACCGGCAGATGCTCGCTGGTGAAGACGTCCGGCAGCACCGTGTAGCCGACGGCCGGCACGTCATTGAAGTGCACCCAAGGGCCCGCCCCATAGCGCGACCAGCGCGCGGAGGCGGGAGAGGCACGCTGGTATGCCATCTTGATGAACCGGCTCATTTCCACCAGGCGTCTGGCCGGAAGGTTTCCTTCCCGCTCCAGATGGCCGAGCTG contains these protein-coding regions:
- a CDS encoding ADP-ribosylglycohydrolase family protein; translation: MSGKCGSRLYEAIYGCLLGGAIGDAMGGVTEMMSYRHIDEVFGTVETLLARGPDPTTARFEPGVPAGQVTDDTRLRNLLCSAIIRARGRITADEWAETWLDEMEGWFFTPVVNAYHKVFMQETRPREAGRGCMGSNSTAMSIAPVGLVNACDPRQAALDAYSVAGLIHEGYARDAACAVAAGVAEAVRGEATIDSIIRAACVFLPAGNEIAGRIEGAVRLAHSAGGYEAFRRMFYDTMLLPWPQKGLLGSKPPEGFYDTAEPRETVPAVFGLLVLAEGHFRESVVYATNFGRDADTIASIIGSIAGAFEGAGAIPTAWIDQVQATNLVSQRTLAEGILDAVSNERDMTRARLRELEALLAR
- a CDS encoding RidA family protein, coding for MRREEVTVRGVHKATGGLPGDGKGSHAAKIGNLVFLAGQVGLDVDGNLVGKGNIEAQAVQTYENIKTVLASVGARLDDLVKTTTYTTSVAYRQKIAEVRTRYFTSYFPPNTFVVVHSLAMPEVLIEIEAIAACP